atagtgctgcatgctatCCTAAGTCAGTTTGGAAAATGCTGGACAGAAACCGAGCGGATCCTTTTATAGTTCATGGGGTTTGTTTGGTGCCATTCAGTTTCATCATAAGACAGATTGGTTTGGACAGGGTGTGCCATTTTCCTGCTTGCTGAATAGAGCTGGTGAATGGAAACCCTATAGCACTGTTATTAATTAGCACTTAGTTAATAATTGCATTTCACTACATGACTTGCAATTTGTATGGAAATATTTATACCGAAATGTATATCAATGTAATTTTTAGGTTTTATATTCAAAAAGTAGTAAAATGAGCTTTATTTTTGGCAGATGACGGTACCAGGAATTCAAAAGCACTTCCAATATCTGTCGATTGTAAAGCAGAAGATAGTGGTATCAcagaagatacatatgaagaacctgctaTTATTCCAGATATCCCCTCAGCCCTTCATGGCAAAgttccatcatctgatcctcccgtacaggtcccatcttctgattcatcacagaccgATAAGCAGGAGAACATTCACAGAAGGGTAGAACATCAAAGAGCTCATACAGGGcagaggccattttcatgttcagaatgtgggaaatgttttactcggaAATCGGTTCTTGTTATACAtaggagaattcacacaggggagaagccgttttcatgttcagaatgtgggaaatgttttactgtgaaatcagatcttgttacacatcagagaattcatacaggagagaagccgttttcatgtctagaatgtggaaaatgttttactggGAAATCGCATCTTATCAGACATCAAacaactcacacaggagagaagccattttcatgcactgtttgtgggaagtgttttaaccAAAAGTCAAATCTATCTGctcatcaaagaactcacacaggggagaaaccattttcatgttcagaatgtggaaaatgttttaatggGAAAGCAGATCTAgtgatacatcagagaattcacacaggggagaagccattttcatgcccagagtgtgggaaatgttttactgcaaaagcagatcttgttaaacatcaaagacgtcacacaggagagaagccgttttcatgtacTATTTGTGGAAAGTTCTTTAACCAAAAGTCAAATCTAAGTGCTCATCAAAGGGCTCACACAGAGGAGAAGGCATTTTCATGCTCCGAATGTGGAATATGTTTTACCTGGAAGTCGGATTTTGTTaggcatcagaaaattcacacgggagagaaaccatatttatgttcagagtgtggaaaatgttttactgtgaaatcggatcttgttaaacatttgagaattcacacaggagagaagccgtttccttgttcagaatgtggaaaatgttttaatcgGAAATcgcatcttgttagacatcagagaattcacacaggggagaagtcatCTTGTTGTAGTGTTAGGAACAGCGATTTAACAATAATTCAGCTCTAACTTTGCATTAAGGATCCCACAAAGAAAAGATATTTTCATGTTCAGCAACTCGCTTGTTTAAAATTACatcttcttaaccctttccaatcaaatttgtatcctggttttcctagggggcttactctttttctgccattatacaatggtgctatatgctggctaaagccagtactgcatgaggtgacacgttggataggctctgacagcagagaggctggcaatatacagtaagagaaacctgacagatgtctttcaacatcggagctgtaaagccttaaatcataataacGTAAGActtcagacactggattggaaagggttagacaTCAAAGAACTAAAACAGGaaactagctttttttttttctaaacttgctTTATAGATACATAGAATAAGCTTAAAATACAGAGAGTAGTACTATTCCAGCAGGATTAGAATAAAGTGGCACAGAGCCTTCACATGTAACCTAAAAAGATTGCGTCCTCAGGTCAGATTATGTAGCAGTTCATCTACTTTATGGATGCGTTAACTTGTGGATTTGATGAGGATTTTCTGCATTCCCATTCACTGTGTGGGCTGGGTCTgttggcagtcacccctccccaatcctgggttgagttgagtggctgcgcAATCAACctgcacctgaacatttttgctcctccaTACAACAGTCTTGCTTGCTGCATGCTATCAGGTCAAATTTTAATTGAGCgtttcctgtagtatatatcttgtacCTGGCCTATTTTTCTGTGAATTACTACAGTACAATCTGGGTTCATGAAAGGTAGATCTGCCACTATGAATATACACAAAATATTGACAATTCTCGATGCCATTTAAAGTAAACTATCTGCTCATCCCTTTGTGGCATTCCTAACTATAGATGCAGAAAAGGTGTTTGAAAAAGTCTCATGGAATTGGTTGAGAGCAGTGATGGATAAGATaggctttaagggctccttctacTCTTAtatatgcccgctgccttggggtcatattcaacttagatctctccttcaccccctacatccaatctctggcccaaacatggcagctgcacctcaagaacatcgttagaatatgcccttttctcac
This region of Eleutherodactylus coqui strain aEleCoq1 chromosome 5, aEleCoq1.hap1, whole genome shotgun sequence genomic DNA includes:
- the LOC136628700 gene encoding oocyte zinc finger protein XlCOF22-like, producing the protein MEKDKIKMAESILNLTLEIFFQLTGEDYTVVKKISSDGCRAPVCDGWGRPLSPIPGPPPHPLMHEDINVQKILELTNKMIELLTGEVPIRCQDVAVYFSMEDWEYLEGHKDLYEEAMMETRQPLPFHHKTDWFGQGVPFSCLLNRADDGTRNSKALPISVDCKAEDSGITEDTYEEPAIIPDIPSALHGKVPSSDPPVQVPSSDSSQTDKQENIHRRVEHQRAHTGQRPFSCSECGKCFTRKSVLVIHRRIHTGEKPFSCSECGKCFTVKSDLVTHQRIHTGEKPFSCLECGKCFTGKSHLIRHQTTHTGEKPFSCTVCGKCFNQKSNLSAHQRTHTGEKPFSCSECGKCFNGKADLVIHQRIHTGEKPFSCPECGKCFTAKADLVKHQRRHTGEKPFSCTICGKFFNQKSNLSAHQRAHTEEKAFSCSECGICFTWKSDFVRHQKIHTGEKPYLCSECGKCFTVKSDLVKHLRIHTGEKPFPCSECGKCFNRKSHLVRHQRIHTGEKSSCCSVRNSDLTIIQL